tggaCGCGTGCCTGTCTGATGACGTCGTTTGTGGCGTGCTACGGAGCCGCCGAACAGGGGTGTTACACGGCCCCACGCGAGCgggtcggcggcgctgagtGTCCCTTATCATTGCCCCTGTGCGGTGCGCATTACGGCCTCCAAGTCCTGCTACTTGCTGCTGTATCTCCCTCTCGCACGGCATCCGCATCATCTGCTGTGGTGCAGTGCTTGGCGGAGCACACTCGCTGGCCACTGTCGCCGCGCCCCTGCCTCAGGGCAACAaagcaggtgctgcgcgccgtctcCACTGCCGACGGGGCTGTCGAAGTTCTCCGCGCTCGGTACGACGCCGTACGCGAGCTCTGTGCATCCCCTGCGGAGGACGCGCAAGCGCCGGCCTCGTTTGCCGCGACGTTGAGTCTGCGGCGTGCGAGCGGAGACGGCCTTTTTATGCCACCGACTCGGCCGTCAGCCTTGGCGATGGACTTGGGGACCCTTTGCGGAGACGTTCTGGAAGACGTGATGAACAAGGTGTTCTCAAGCAGCAATGGCGTCCCGATAATGGCGGCTGTTGCCGCGATTGAGGCTCACtcgcgtgcgcagcacagcacaaCGTCACTGCCGTCAGAGGATGCTGTAGCGGCCGTCTACGATGTGGCCAGGGTGGTGGACAGTGGCGCCGTGTTCGTcgtgccgccagcgcgacCGTGGACGCTGGTGTCGTCCTTCCAGTTCGACGTGCAAACGGCTCAGTTGCATTATGACGAGCACGAAGCGTACGCCCGGAGCGTGGCAACCCTTGTGCACGTGCAGCACACGCATCGGCCCGAGCTCGACGGACAGCCGTGGGCGCACTACAACACACCTCCTTCCTTGCTGCGTCCCCGCAACGACACCAGCGCTGCCTGGCATGTGACGTTCGATCACGTCTCCTTCCGCTACCCTGGCACAGAGCATGACGTGCTGCACGACATCACCTTCGACGTTGCAGCCGGTGGCTTTCTCGGCATCGTGGGCTACAGTGGAGCGGGGAAGAgtacgctgctgctcctcctttcACGCGTTTACGCGCCGACGCGAGGACATATACGCATAAACGGCCACCCGATCGAGTGCAtcccgccgcgcgcgcttcgccgccgacTGGGGAACTGCTGGCAAGGCGACAGGGACACCTGCTTCTTGGAAGGGATAAGCGTGGAGCGCAACGTGGCGTACGGCAACCTCGCGGCAGCCTCTggcggcgccatcaccgcGGCCCTTCAACAGGCCTGCATCGATACAGCGGTCGAAGCACGCCCCAGCGGGTTGAGggagccgctgcggtgcagcgaatggagcggcggcgaggtggcgcgACTCATGCTGGCTCGTGCGTTTATGGTGCCTGTAGACGACGCAGGAGTGTACATGTTCGACGAATGCACCAACGGCCTTGACTCGGTGACGGAGGCCAAGCTGTTTCCACGCGACCTCTGTCGACAGAGAAACGCCACACGCGTTATGGTGTCACATCGCCTAGCGTCGGTGCGTGCGGCGGACGAGATTCTCGTTCTCGCGCATGGGCGCATTGTAGAGCGAGGCACCTGGACGCAGCTTCTccgcggtggcgacgacTCTCTCTTCTGCACCCTCTACCGTGCACAGGCAGTGAGCTGACGGCGAGGCGTTGGAAAGGCCAAACAGTGGAAGGGCTCACTAGGGGCGGACGGGGCGTCTCTAGCAGGTGATGGTTTGTTTGCGTTGATACATGGTTCTTGTTTGTTGGCCACTGCTACTAACCACGTGCATACCATCACGCCCTGATAGGCGGAACTCCCAGCTAATGCTAGTAATAGTGGCACGCGAGAAAACACCCCATGTCGTTTGGAGAAATCGTGCCGGATCTctgccgcccctcccccccccccttcgcTCAT
This genomic stretch from Leishmania infantum JPCM5 genome chromosome 33 harbors:
- a CDS encoding ABC transporter family-like protein: MRLTDAPWFAIPLATATAVRVVTAIVNLSNRRELRLRAGSRAARDAESLIDAVGRLADNAGDGVYPFTENASTTVIDLNTTHRRIEVSQARLCSLSCGLLPLFDCYAVACRCGTVPDAVKADVWNCLCAVVEAHLQAYVSASALAANVSEAATALAMCEMLLGRRYHVARFLEAPLASSRLLLGTPPRHLLAEAVRKNRDESCTMRSLVLFAGLLLNACTPPAKALLALLAVVNVTYISRLMCTTSSATVPSALRYTIDVLNEATTTGAAQLCTWRRFVGQVATSAPGRMLASATLGAVVSHLFNSAKEAASDAVLRSFHMTLKTDTLLALTRFDFVADAHWSLPGRVYTALGVVTNFSFADVDRLLDVVADRVQRWRTVWRLPVACMVGWLTRQGLDWLQRCWTRACLMTSFVACYGAAEQGCYTAPRERVGGAECPLSLPLCGAHYGLQVLLLAAVSPSRTASASSAVVQCLAEHTRWPLSPRPCLRATKQVLRAVSTADGAVEVLRARYDAVRELCASPAEDAQAPASFAATLSLRRASGDGLFMPPTRPSALAMDLGTLCGDVLEDVMNKVFSSSNGVPIMAAVAAIEAHSRAQHSTTSLPSEDAVAAVYDVARVVDSGAVFVVPPARPWTLVSSFQFDVQTAQLHYDEHEAYARSVATLVHVQHTHRPELDGQPWAHYNTPPSLLRPRNDTSAAWHVTFDHVSFRYPGTEHDVLHDITFDVAAGGFLGIVGYSGAGKSTLLLLLSRVYAPTRGHIRINGHPIECIPPRALRRRLGNCWQGDRDTCFLEGISVERNVAYGNLAAASGGAITAALQQACIDTAVEARPSGLREPLRCSEWSGGEVARLMLARAFMVPVDDAGVYMFDECTNGLDSVTEAKLFPRDLCRQRNATRVMVSHRLASVRAADEILVLAHGRIVERGTWTQLLRGGDDSLFCTLYRAQAVS